The following coding sequences lie in one Anolis carolinensis isolate JA03-04 unplaced genomic scaffold, rAnoCar3.1.pri scaffold_11, whole genome shotgun sequence genomic window:
- the etfa gene encoding electron transfer flavoprotein subunit alpha, mitochondrial, with translation MLGAILWRRRAVLLLHRFQSTLVIAEHANETLTPITLNTITAAKRIGGEVSCLVAGTNCEKVAQELSKVQGVAKVLLAQHDAFKGLLPEELTPLILATQKQFNYTHICAGASAFGKSLLPRVAAKLDVAPVSDIIDIKSPDTFVRTIYAGNALCTVKCEEKIKVFSVRGTSFEAAPVSGGGASVENVSAASPVGRSEWIEQKLTKSDRPELTSAKVVVSGGRGLKSGDNFKLLYDLADQLHAAVGASRAAVDAGFVPNDMQVGQTGKIVAPELYIAVGISGAIQHLAGMKDSKTIVAINKDPEAPIFQVADYGLVADLFKVVPELTAALKK, from the exons ATGTTGGGGGCAATTCTCTGGCGGCGGAGAGCG GTCTTATTGCTTCATCGGTTCCAGAGCACCCTAGTAATAGCTGAACATGCCAATGAGACTCTTACGCCTATTACGTTAAATACTATCACCGCAGCCAAACGTATTGGAGGTGAAGTGTCTTGTTTAGTAGCTGGCACCAACTGTGAAAAG GTGGCCCAGGAGTTGAGCAAAGTGCAAGGGGTGGCCAAAGTTCTCCTGGCCCAGCATGACGCCTTCAAGGGACTTCTGCCTG AGGAGCTGACACCATTGATCCTGGCAACTCAGAAGCAGTTCAATTACACCCACATCTGTGCCGGAGCCTCTGCCTTTGGGAAG agTCTTCTTCCCAGAGTAGCAGCAAAGCTCGATGTGGCTCCTGTCTCAGACATCATTGACATTAAATCTCCTGACACTTTTGTCAGGACAATTTATGCAG gcAATGCTCTGTGTACAGTGAAGTGTGAGGAGAAAATAAAAGTGTTCTCTGTGCGAGGCACTTCCTTTGAGGCTGCCCCAGTGAGTGGTGGTGGGGCTAGTGTAGAAAACG TATCTGCTGCTTCGCCAGTGGGTCGATCTGAATGGATTGAACAAAAGCTGACGAAAAGCGACCGTCCAGAACTGACCAGTGCAAAGGTTGTTGTATCGGGCG gccGAGGCTTGAAGAGTGGAGACAACTTTAAACTGCTTTATGACCTGGCAGATCAGTTACATGCTGCAG TTGGTGCTTCTCGTGCAGCTGTGGATGCAGGCTTTGTCCCCAATGACATGCAGGTTGGACAGACTGGCAAAATCGTAGCCCCG GAGCTGTATATCGCTGTTGGAATATCTGGAGCCATTCAGCATTTAGCAGGGATGAAAGATAGCAAG ACCATCGTAGCCATCAACAAGGACCCAGAAGCACCCATATTCCAAGTTGCAGATTATGGCTTGGTAGCAGACTTGTTTAAG GTTGTTCCCGAGTTGACAGCAGCCTTGAAAAAATGA